The following coding sequences are from one Carassius auratus strain Wakin chromosome 15, ASM336829v1, whole genome shotgun sequence window:
- the camkk1b gene encoding calcium/calmodulin-dependent protein kinase kinase 1b has protein sequence MSADTANRVDLDPDYHSELADMVAAMNMAANRLTPPNGYRTTPHRLNLSDRKLSLQERSSYQNGHTPRIARRPTIESKRVSISDGEDCVQLNQYKLKSEIGKGSYGVVKLAYNADDDQYYAMKLVSKKKLMKQCGFPRRPPSRESNGSQENLLKHSGLLDRVYQEIAILKKLDHLNVVNLVEVLDDPAEDNLHMVFEWVRKGPVMEIPTDSPLSEEMARFYFRDVILGIEYLHYQKIVHRDIKPSNLLLGDDGHIKIADFGVSNEFEGNDALLSNSAGTPAFMAPETLTDLDLRFSGRAVDIWAMGVTLFCFVFGRCPFHDEYILGLHEKIRAAPVEFPDMPVISDGLKDLIIRMLDKVPETRIMLPEIKLHPWVTLDGTDLLPLEEEHCTVVEVTEEEVQNSVKLVPSLSAVILVKSMLRKRSFSNPFESPSRRQGRSMSAPGGLTVDMSLFRPLSRGSNSNGSREGELENLIEDETSP, from the exons ATGAGTGCTGACACCGCCAACAGGGTGGATCTAGACCCTGATTACCATTCTGAACTGGCGGACATGGTAGCAGCTATGAACATGGCTGCCAACAGACTGACCCCTCCTAATGGATACAGGACCACCCCACATCGCCTCAATCTTTCCGATCGCAAGCTGTCACTGCAGGAGCGATCCAGTTACCAGAATGGCCATACCCCACGGATAGCCAGAAGACCCACTATTGAATCCAAGCGGGTGTCTATCTCTGATGGGGAA GACTGTGTCCAGCTAAACCAGTACAAGTTAAAGAGTGAGATAGGAAAG GGTTCATATGGGGTGGTCAAATTAGCATATAATGCAGATGATGACCAGTATTAT GCTATGAAGTTGGTATCCAAAAAGAAGTTAATGAAGCAGTGTGGATTCCCAC GGCGACCTCCTTCCAGAGAATCCAATGGATCACAAGAGAATCTTTTAAAGCATTCTGGCCTGTTGGACCGAGTTTATCAGGAAATCGCTATTTTGAAGAAACTTGACCATCTTAATGTTGTTAATTTAGTTGAG GTTCTTGATGATCCGGCTGAGGATAACTTGCACATGG TCTTTGAGTGGGTGCGTAAAGG TCCAGTGATGGAGATCCCTACGGACAGTCCTCTGTCAGAAGAAATGGCCCGTTTCTACTTCAGAGATGTCATCCTAGGAATCGAATACT tgcactATCAGAAAATCGTACATAGAGACATCAAACCCTCGAATCTGCTGCTGGGGGACGACGGACACATCAAGATCGCAGATTTTGGTGTGAGTAATGAGTTTGAGGGGAATGATGCTCTCCTATCAAACAGCGCAGGAACACCAGCTTTCATGGCGCCTGAAACTCTGACTGACCTGGACCTGAGATTCAGCGGAAGG GCTGTGGACATATGGGCAATGGGAGTGacgctgttttgttttgtctttggaAGG TGTCCTTTTCATGATGAATATATCTTAGGCCTGCATGAAAAGATCAGGGCTGCGCCAGTGGAGTTCCCAGACAT GCCTGTGATCAGTGATGGGTTGAAGGATCTCATCATCAGAATGCTGGACAAAGTTCCTGAAACTAGAATCATGTTACCAGAAATCAAG CTGCACCCGTGGGTCACACTTGATGGCACGGATCTTCTGCCTCTGGAGGAGGAGCACTGCACCGTGGTGGAGGTCACTGAGGAGGAGGTGCAGAACTCTGTCAAACTAGTTCCCAGCCTTTCTGCTGTG ATCCTGGTGAAGTCCATGTTGCGAAAGCGCTCCTTCAGTAACCCGTTCGAGTCTCCCAGCCGCAGGCAAGGCAGGTCCATGTCTGCCCCTGGAGGTCTGACTGT GGATATGTCGCTGTTTCGCCCTCTAAG CAGAGGGAGTAACAGTAACGGAAGCAGAGAGGGGGAGCTGGAAAACCTTATCGAGGATGAAACTTCTccttaa